The window GGAGCTGCCCAGTGCGCACCACAGCACGATATTGCCTTTCTTGAAGACGAAGCCGAACGATGCGATGAAAAGCGCCATCAGCAGCCCTCCCAGGCCGTTGATAGCGAGGAAGTAGCCGCCGACATCCGCGCCGCGCCGCAGAATTTCGTCCGTGAAGACGGGCAGCAAGAACATCACCGGCTGTAGTATCGTGTTCGGGATGAAGCCCAGCATCGTCAGGTAGAGCAGCACGCGCTTGTCTTTCCAGACATAGGTGAACCCGCCAATCAGGTCCGACAGGAACGATGTGTTCGTCCTTGCCCGCCTTGCCTGCGCGTATGGTGTCTTGATGGGCAGGAAGACAAGTATCGTGCCGAGGTACAGCAGCGATTCGAGCGTGAAATTCCAGAAGAAACCAAGCGTGGTGATGAGTATGCCACCGATGAACGGTCCTATCATGCGCGTGCCGGGTATTGTCAGCACATTCGTGGCGAAGGCGTGCGCCATAGCGTGTCGCGGCACGGTGTTCGCAACCAGCGCCATGCGGCTGTTCTGGCTGATGGATACGCATACACCGCTCACGAATACATAAATATACGCGTGCCAGACCGTTACGAGCTGCTGCCCGACCATAACGGCGAACAGGAACGAGAACGCCGCCATGAACGCCTGTATGCCGATGACCAGCTTGCGCCTGTCCATGCGGTCGCCCAGCGTACCGGCTATTGGCGCCATTATTAGGCCGGGCAGCAGGCTCATTCCGCCCACCGTTACCACGAACAGCGTTGACGTCGATGAACCGGATGTCAGCCCGCGCACCAGCCAGCCGACGGTCAGCAGCTGCAGCCACTGCGCATTGTTCGCGAAGAAGTTGCCAATCCACAGGTAGCGGTAGTCCGTGTATGCGAACGAGTCGAATGTCCGCATGCGCGGAATCCGCACGCTGAATCGTGGTTTCGGGCGCGCTCTGAGCGTGGACGGCTGCTCTGTTGTGGTATCCTGCGTGCTCATGCGACTATGCGTCCAGCTCGCGAATCTGGTCGCCGAAGACCCAGAATAGCAGCCCAACGACCAAGCCGATGATGCCCATCGCCGTGAGCGCGATCGATACCGATGTTATCTCCGCGAACCAGCCGACGACCAGGCTGAATATGACCACACCTCCCATGCTGTAGCGTTGCAGGCTCATTACGCGGCTTCGCATTTCGTCGGGCGCAATCAGCGTTTGGAGGGTTACGGTCGCGGTTCTGAACGCAGTCTGGCTTGGCGCGAACAGCATTATCAGCAGCATCGCAAGCGGCAGCAGTGCAGCATACGCGAACAGCAAGATGAACACCGAACTGACCATGGCAGCAACGAGAATTATCTTGCCCTTGGGGAATATGAATCCGAACGATGCGATGAAGAACGCCATCAGCAGCCCGCCCAAGCCGTTGATGGCGACAAGGTATCCGCCAACATCCGCGCCGCTGCGCAGCACCTCGCTGGTGAACACTGGCAGTAGGAACATTACCGGCTCTAGTATCGTGTTCGGCACGAATCCGATTATCGTGATGTACAGCAACACGCGCTTGTCCCGCCAGACATAGACGAAGCCCGCGACCAAGTCCGCGATGAATGAGACATCTTTCGGCGCGGTTCTGCGCTCGACATACGGCGTTTTCATCGGCATATACGCAATCACCGTACCAAGATATAGCAGCGATTCGAGCGTGAAGTTCCAGAAGAAACCCAGCGTTGTGATGAGTATGCCGCCGATGAATGGTCCTATCATGCGCGTGCCGGGTATCGTCAGCACATTCGTGGCGAAAGCGTTGGCCATAGATGCGCGCGGCACCGTGTTGGCGATGAGCGCCATGCGGTTCGTCTGCGTTATGGACAGACAAATGCCGCCGAGGAACACGTACATATACACATGGTAGTGCGATACTAGCTGCTGCCCGACGAGCACCGCGAACAGGAATGAGAACATCGCCATGAAGCTCTGAATGCCGATAATCAGCTTGCGCCTGTCCATACGGTCGCCGAGGGTGCCGGCGATGGGCGCCATTATCAAGCCGGGCAGCATAGCCATGCCGCCGACCGTTACGACCAAGAATGTCGAATACGGCGAGTTCTCTGTGAGACTGCGGACAAGCCAGCCAGCCGTGAGCATTTGCAGCCACAGCGCGTTGTTAGAGCAGAAGTCTCCAACCCATAGCAAGCGGAAGTTCGGATACGCCCGCAGCGAGTCGAGCGTCTGCATTCTGGGTATGCGTATCCGCCGAGACGACCTGCCATCGGGCGATCCGCGAGCAACGGACGCGGATCCGGATGATCTCATACTGCCCACTGCTTGATGGCTGCCGGGTCGAGCTCAAGCCCCAAGCCCGGCTTGTCCGGATAAGGCGCCCACATGCCGTCTTTCTGCTGCGGAAACTCGGTGTACCACACACGGTCGCCTTCTAGTCCGGTGTTCATATACTCGACGACCTTGAGGTTCGGCGTGGCGCAGGCGAGATGCAGGTGAACCAGCTGCACTGCATGCGGCGCGACCGGCAGGTTGAACGCGTGCGCGACATGCGCGACCTTCATCCACTCAGTAACGCCACCAACCCTGCCGACATCCGGCTGCACAATGTCCGCGCCACCCGACGCGATAAGTTCGCGGAAGCCGTGCTTCGTGTACTCGTGCTCGCCGGTTGCTACCGGAATGTTGATCGCGTGGCTGACTTCCGCAAGCCCTTGCACATCGTCCGCAATCAGCGGTTCTTCAAACCAGCCGACCTGATACTGTTCGAACTCGCGCGCCATGTAAATCGCCTGCTTGGGGTAGTAGCCGTTATTGGCGTCGATATATATGGCGACATCGTCACCGAGCGCCCCGCGAACCGCCGCAAGCCGCTGAATGTCCTCGCGCTCGGACTGCCCGAAGTCCTTGCCAACCTTCATCTTCACGCGCGGAATGCCCTGTTCGGCGTAGCCCACCATCTCCGCTATCAGTTCCTGCTCGCTGAAGTTCGTCCAGCCGCCGCTGCCGTATATCGGCACGGACTCGCGATACGGTCCCAGCAGCTTGAACAGCGGCACGCCTAGCGCCTTCGCCTTCAAGTCCCACAAGCCAATGTCGATGGCGGATATAGCGCAGAACGCGACGCCCTTGCGCCCGTATCCGCGCACCTGCCAGAACATCTCGTTCCATAGCTGCTCGATGTTGAATGGGTCCTTGCCAAGCAGCAGATTGCGCAAAGCCAGTACAACCTGCCGCACGCCCGGCGACGACTGCCCGATGCCCAGTCCCTCTACGCCTTCGTCCGTGCGAATGTGTACGAAGAGCTGCCCGCGACCACCTGCGCCCGGCGGTGGCATGGGAATTGTGGCATCCTGGATCGGATTAGTGTGCGGATAATTGAGCTGCGTGGTGGTAATGTCAACGATCTGCATCTGCGGCAATGCTCCAGCGTGCAAGGAAGTACGAACAACATCACAGAGTATATCACCATTGACCGCAGGCTATCAGCACGCCTACCTTGTCGACCTGTCGCCTGCCAAATGGGATGGTTGCCGGAAGGTATTCCCATCTGCCGCGCTATGCCGCACTTGACCATACACGCCCCGTAGTCTGATAATGGCAAGGACACTTTGCATAAGATAATGGCGTCAATGGGCAGACCGAAAGGCGCCGTTCGAAAGGAGCGAACAATGGCAGATATAGGATTCATCGGACTGGGGATTATGGGCAGGCCGATGGTGCGAAACCTGATGAAAGCGGGTAACACCGTAACGGTGTACGACATCGTCGGCACTGCCATCGAAGAGATGGCAACCGAGGGCGCTATTCCTGCGTCGTCTTCGAGTGAAGTTGCGGAGAAGAACTCGCTAATTATCACGATGGTCCCCGACTCGGCGGACTCCGAAGCGGCGATACTCGGCGCGAACGGCGTGCTAGAGGGAGCGGCGTCCGGCTCGGTCGTCATCGACATGAGCTCGATCGCGCCTGCATCCTCGCAGAAGATAGCGGCGGGCTGCGAGGCGCAGGGCGTGGATTTCCTTGATGCGCCGGTCAGCGGCGGCGAACCGGGTGCAATTTCCGGCACGCTCGCCATTATGGTCGGCGGCAAGAAGGATGTGTATGACAAGTATGTGGATGTGTTCGCGCCGATGGGCAACGCCACATTCTGCGGCGACTACGGTGCGGGCAACACGACAAAGCTGGCGAACCAGATTATCGTCGCCATCAACATCGCTGCCGTCGGCGAGGCGCTGGTGCTGTCGAAGAAGGCGGGCCTTGACCCGAATGTCGTATTTGAGGCAATCAGGGGCGGACTCGCGGGCAGCACGGTGCTGAACGCCAAAGCGCCGATGATGATCGAGGGCAACTTCACGCCCGGATTCCGCATCAACCTGCACCAGAAAGACCTGAACAACGCCCTGCAGACGGCGCGCGAGCTTAGCGTGCCGCTGCCCTTCACCGCGCTGGCGCAGCAGATTATCGGCTCGCTGATGAACGAAGGCAAGGGCGCATCCGACCACTCCGCAATCGCCAACTTCATCGAAGACATGGCGCAGACAAAGATTAGCGGCTAGCGACCCGCACACTTCCGGCAGACGATTTCAACATCCCTTCCCCCGAAGGCTAAGGGGGAAGGGAAGGATGGGGGTGAAAGAGGCAATGGTCACCACTACCCGCCTGATGACATACGAAGACTACGCCAAGATGCCCGACGACGAGCGCTGGGAGCTGATTAACGGGGAGTTGATTGTGGTTCCAGGGGCTAATTTCGACCATCAAAGGAATCAGGCGAAGCTAGGGAGGTGGATGTTGCCGTTCGTGGATGAGCGCAATCTTGGCGTCGTCTTGTTCTCCCCGTTTGATGTGAAGCTGTCAGACACCGATGTAGTGCAGCCCGATGTGATGTTCATATCAAAGGAACGGGAGCATATCATCACCGGAGCATATCTGGAAGGAGCTCCCGACCTAGTGGTCGAAATCCTATCTCCGTCAACATCGCGCCGCGACTGGAACGAAAAACGCGAACTCTACGCTCTGCACGGTGTCAAAGAATATTTGGTAATGGACCCGTCCAACAAGATTGTGTGGCGTTTGACACTGAAGGACGGTGCATTGGAAATCGAACAGACTTACTACGAAGGCGACACCGTAACATCGACCGTGCTTGAAGGATTCAGCATCGCGGTGGACGACATATTCTAGTATGAAAATCGTCATTCTTAACGGACCAAACCTGAACATGCTCGGCAGACGCGAGCAGGCGTATTATGGCGCCAAGACGCTGGCGGACATTGAAGAGCTGATTGCCGAGAAGGGACGCGCGCTTGAGGTAGATACGGAGTTCTACCAATCGAATCACGAAGGCGCGCTCGTGGACTATCTGCAGGCGCTGACGCCCGATGTCGAGGGCATTGTGGTCAACGCAGGCGCAATCACGCACTACGGGTTGTCGCTTCGGGACGCGCTGATAGACTCGCGTCTGCCGGTTGTCGAAGTGCATCTGTCCAACATCCACGCGCGCGAAGAGTTCCGCCGGCACTCGGTCATCGCCGACATCGCGCAGGGGCAAATCGCCGGGCTTGGCTGGCAGGGTTATATCTTCGCGCTCGAATTTCTCGCCGATAAACTTAAGCAATCCTGACAGGCGACATTCGCTTGACTTGTCCGGCTAAGGCGGCGTTCGTAGCGAAGACAGCGTGGTGACGGAGGGCGGCAAGTGTCGCGTCACCAGCCGCTCGCACAAACTCTAGCAATCCGGATACTGAATACAACTCGACCTCAACCCAAGGAGTCCGCACAATGACCGTCAACTACGGGGAACTGCGAAAGGGCATGGCAATCGAAATGGACGACGCGCCCTTCATCGTTCTCGAATACGAACAGCGCAAGATGCAGCAGCGCGCGCCGACCATGCGCATCAAGTTCCGCGAACTCACCACGGGCAGGCAGGTCGAGCGCTCCTTCTCCGGCTACGATGTCGCCTTCACCCTCGCCGATGTCGAGCGCCGCTCAGCGCAGTACATCTACGAAGACGACAATCTGTACTACTTCATGGACACAGACACATACGACCAATTCCCGCTCAGTTCGGAGCAGATAGCGGACGGATTGCAGTTTTTGGTGGAGCAAATCGAGGTCGATCTCGTGCTTTACCGTGACAATCCGGTCGCAATCGAACTGCCCATTACGGTCAATTTGGAAGTCGCCGAGACTGTGCCCGGAGTGCGTGGCGACACGGCGCAAGGCGGCACTAAGCCGGCGACGCTCCAGACGGGGCTTGTTGTGAATGTGCCGCTGTTCATCAACCAAGGCGAGCTAATCAGGGTGGACACTCGCACCGGACAATATCTGTCCCGCGCATAGTGAAATGGCAACCATATACACCGTCTCCCAAATATCGACGTACACCAAGCAGACGCTTGAGCGCGACTCCGTGCTTAGGGACTTATGGGTAAGCGGCGAGGTCACCAACCTTGCGCGCCCCGGTTCAGGCCATGCGTACTTCAGCGTGCGCGACGGAAACGCGACGATGGGATGTGTGATGTTCCGCAACTCACGCGGTATGCAACATTTGAAGAACGGCGCGGAAATCATAGTGCATGGGCGCGTTTCCATCTATGAGCAGCGCGGCGACCTGCAAATCATCGTGGACATCGCGCAGCCCGAAGGCGTGGGCGAACTTCAGCTGCAATTGGAGCAATTAAGACTGCAGTTGGAAGAGCAAGGATTGTTCGACGAGTCCCGTAAACGCGAATTGCCGCGCTTTCCTAAGAAGATAGCGGTCGTAACATCGCCCAGCGGAGCTGTGTGGCATGATATTCAGGATGTCGTTCGGCGGCGCTATCCGCTAGTCGAACTTGCGATTGCGCCGGCCCCGGTTCAAGGCACGGACGCGGCGCCGGCGATTGCGGAGGCAATTGAGGCAGCGGGCAGCGAACCGGGCGTCGATGTAATCATCGTGGCGCGCGGTGGTGGTTCACTCGAAGACCTGTGGGCGTTCAACGAAGAGGCGGTAGCGCGGGCGATATACGCCTGTCCCGTGCCGGTCGTCAGCTCGATTGGGCACGAAACCGACCATACAATCGCCGATGATGTGGCGGACTTGAGCGCGCCTACGCCGTCCTCGGCTGCCGAGCGTGTTGTCCCCGACAGAGCGGAGCTGATTGCTTTCGCAGTGGGCGCGGCACAGAGCATAGACGCAGCAATATCGCGCCAACTCGCGGCGGGGATAGACCGCACGCAACAACTCGACCGGCGCCTGCAAAACGCCATGCCGGACTTGGACACGATGCGAATGAGGATAGACGACCGCCTGTCTGCCGCGCATCGCATACTTACGCACACAATCACGTTAAACGCTGAGCGCACAAGTGGGCTGAAACTCCGATTGGACACGCTGAACCCCTATGACACGCTGCGGCGCGGTTACGCCATCGTGCAGCGGCGCGACGACGGCAGCGTAGTTAGCGCGGGGGCACAGGTCAAAGCGGGCGACGCTCTGGATATTACGCTTGACGACGGCAAAATAGAAGCCGAAGTAACGACCGCCAGGAGCGATAATGAGCGAAGTTAACGCCAACGAACAGGATAAGCGGGACCAATCACTTGGCGAACTGACCTTCGAGCAGGCGCAGAAACGCCTAGACGAGACGGTGCAGAAGCTGGAGTCCGGCGGGCTGCCCTTAGAAGAAGCCACGCGCCTGTACGAAGAGGGCATCACGCTCGCGAAGACTTGCAACGAAGCGCTGACTTCCGCGGAACTGCGCATCTCACGCATTCGTACCGAACACGGTGAGCAGATGCGTTTCATCGGCGAAGAGTCGGCGACATACGAGGCGTAGTTTTGCTGAGAATGCTAGGGAAGGGCGCGCGCACCGTGCGAGACCGCCTAAAGTCGCAGGGCGTGCGCACGACCGCGCTCTGGGCATACGCGCGCGGCATTCCGAAGGTCACCGGCGTGCCGATGCTCGAATACAGCCGCGTTACCGAATCGCTGTATGTCGGACCACAGCACCGCGAGAACGGAAAGCACGCCCTGGAGCAGGCGGGGATCACGCACATCGTCAACATGCGCGCGGAGTTCGATGATGCAGAGCATGGCTTGACGCTAGGCGTCAACGGCGCGACGCGATACTGCCATCTGCCGACCATCGACGACGACCCGATTTCGGCAGCGCACATTCGCGAGGGCATCGCATTCATCGAACGCGCATTAGCGGAAGGCGGCAAAGTCTATATTCACTGCACGGCAGGCGTCGGGCGCGCGCCAAGCATGGCGGCGGCGTGCCTGATTTCCAAAGGATGCAGCGTGGACGAAGCACTAGGCCGCATTCGCGCCGTGCGCCCGTTCATTAAGCCAACGCCCGCGCAAATACGCGCACTGGCAGAGTTCGAGCACGAGACGAATGGCAACGGCAGCATGAACCGCCGCCGCCAGTAGGGGCACAGGGGAGCAAATCCCTGCCGTGCCTGTTACTCGTCGTCCGAGCGCACCCAGATAAACTGACCGACTTGGTAGCCCACTACCACATCCTCGTCCATGCATTCGAACGCGATTATGCCAGTGGATGTGTTGATTTCCCTGACCACGATTTGGTTGCCCGGGATCACCTGATTTTGAACCAGATGCTTCAGCAGAACTTCGTCGTCCACCGGGATTTTGTCAATCTGCAATCTGTTGCCGAGTGGCGCTTCATTCAAGCGGAAAGACGGGCCGGGCTGCACATAGTCGGTGCCGGGGATCGGGTATCCGAACGGTGAGGTCGTAGGATTGCCGAGCTTTTCCATTATTCGCTCTTCGAGATACTCGGAGATGGCGTGCTCCAGCAGGTGCGCCTCGACGTGCGCCCGGTGCAACTCGACGTCCAGCATATCCACGACCATGCGCTCAGCCAGGCGGTGCCGCCGCACAATCTCCTCGGCGCTGCGCTGACCTTTCTTCGTAAGCGACAACTGCTTCTTACCATCAACCGCGAGCAATCCTTCCCTCTCTAGGCGACGAATCATGCCGCCGACGGTTGGCAATGATGTGCCTAGCCCTTCGCCTTCTGGCAGCATTTTCAGGTGCTCGGCAAGCTGCGTTAAAGTAACAACTGTGTCCTCTTCATTCAGCCGATATATGGACAGCAAGTAGTTCTCCGCCGTCATAGATAGGCGCTGCCGAGATGGTGATACCGTATCGATTTTAGAGTTGGTTTTAGTATTAGTTCTAGCCATAGTACTAAGTCAATCTCCACACTAATCTATCGTCAGTCTATCATCTAGCAATTAGACAAGTCAACGATGGCAAAGGTATCATCCCTTGCAGAGTTATCATCAAAGTAATAGCCATGCAACATTCACATCCATCGTTGTACATGCTCATTAATCGTGCTTTAAGTACGCTGTTGCTATGTACATACATGGTCAATAGCTACTCATAGGAATGTGGCCTAATACTATCTTTATTGTCTTGCTATACTTATACATATTGTATGTCTATAC of the Chloroflexota bacterium genome contains:
- a CDS encoding MFS transporter, with amino-acid sequence MSTQDTTTEQPSTLRARPKPRFSVRIPRMRTFDSFAYTDYRYLWIGNFFANNAQWLQLLTVGWLVRGLTSGSSTSTLFVVTVGGMSLLPGLIMAPIAGTLGDRMDRRKLVIGIQAFMAAFSFLFAVMVGQQLVTVWHAYIYVFVSGVCVSISQNSRMALVANTVPRHAMAHAFATNVLTIPGTRMIGPFIGGILITTLGFFWNFTLESLLYLGTILVFLPIKTPYAQARRARTNTSFLSDLIGGFTYVWKDKRVLLYLTMLGFIPNTILQPVMFLLPVFTDEILRRGADVGGYFLAINGLGGLLMALFIASFGFVFKKGNIVLWCALGSSIFILLFSYAIILPLAFLLIMLFASTQTAFRTTNGTLMQLLVSDDMRSRVTSLQRYSMGGVIISSFAIGWFARLTSVSMALLAMGIIATILAAAFYIFAKQIRELDA
- a CDS encoding MFS transporter; the protein is MRSSGSASVARGSPDGRSSRRIRIPRMQTLDSLRAYPNFRLLWVGDFCSNNALWLQMLTAGWLVRSLTENSPYSTFLVVTVGGMAMLPGLIMAPIAGTLGDRMDRRKLIIGIQSFMAMFSFLFAVLVGQQLVSHYHVYMYVFLGGICLSITQTNRMALIANTVPRASMANAFATNVLTIPGTRMIGPFIGGILITTLGFFWNFTLESLLYLGTVIAYMPMKTPYVERRTAPKDVSFIADLVAGFVYVWRDKRVLLYITIIGFVPNTILEPVMFLLPVFTSEVLRSGADVGGYLVAINGLGGLLMAFFIASFGFIFPKGKIILVAAMVSSVFILLFAYAALLPLAMLLIMLFAPSQTAFRTATVTLQTLIAPDEMRSRVMSLQRYSMGGVVIFSLVVGWFAEITSVSIALTAMGIIGLVVGLLFWVFGDQIRELDA
- a CDS encoding mandelate racemase/muconate lactonizing enzyme family protein, with translation MQIVDITTTQLNYPHTNPIQDATIPMPPPGAGGRGQLFVHIRTDEGVEGLGIGQSSPGVRQVVLALRNLLLGKDPFNIEQLWNEMFWQVRGYGRKGVAFCAISAIDIGLWDLKAKALGVPLFKLLGPYRESVPIYGSGGWTNFSEQELIAEMVGYAEQGIPRVKMKVGKDFGQSEREDIQRLAAVRGALGDDVAIYIDANNGYYPKQAIYMAREFEQYQVGWFEEPLIADDVQGLAEVSHAINIPVATGEHEYTKHGFRELIASGGADIVQPDVGRVGGVTEWMKVAHVAHAFNLPVAPHAVQLVHLHLACATPNLKVVEYMNTGLEGDRVWYTEFPQQKDGMWAPYPDKPGLGLELDPAAIKQWAV
- a CDS encoding 2-hydroxy-3-oxopropionate reductase, with the translated sequence MADIGFIGLGIMGRPMVRNLMKAGNTVTVYDIVGTAIEEMATEGAIPASSSSEVAEKNSLIITMVPDSADSEAAILGANGVLEGAASGSVVIDMSSIAPASSQKIAAGCEAQGVDFLDAPVSGGEPGAISGTLAIMVGGKKDVYDKYVDVFAPMGNATFCGDYGAGNTTKLANQIIVAINIAAVGEALVLSKKAGLDPNVVFEAIRGGLAGSTVLNAKAPMMIEGNFTPGFRINLHQKDLNNALQTARELSVPLPFTALAQQIIGSLMNEGKGASDHSAIANFIEDMAQTKISG
- a CDS encoding Uma2 family endonuclease, which gives rise to MGVKEAMVTTTRLMTYEDYAKMPDDERWELINGELIVVPGANFDHQRNQAKLGRWMLPFVDERNLGVVLFSPFDVKLSDTDVVQPDVMFISKEREHIITGAYLEGAPDLVVEILSPSTSRRDWNEKRELYALHGVKEYLVMDPSNKIVWRLTLKDGALEIEQTYYEGDTVTSTVLEGFSIAVDDIF
- the aroQ gene encoding type II 3-dehydroquinate dehydratase, with protein sequence MKIVILNGPNLNMLGRREQAYYGAKTLADIEELIAEKGRALEVDTEFYQSNHEGALVDYLQALTPDVEGIVVNAGAITHYGLSLRDALIDSRLPVVEVHLSNIHAREEFRRHSVIADIAQGQIAGLGWQGYIFALEFLADKLKQS
- the efp gene encoding elongation factor P; its protein translation is MTVNYGELRKGMAIEMDDAPFIVLEYEQRKMQQRAPTMRIKFRELTTGRQVERSFSGYDVAFTLADVERRSAQYIYEDDNLYYFMDTDTYDQFPLSSEQIADGLQFLVEQIEVDLVLYRDNPVAIELPITVNLEVAETVPGVRGDTAQGGTKPATLQTGLVVNVPLFINQGELIRVDTRTGQYLSRA
- the xseA gene encoding exodeoxyribonuclease VII large subunit; amino-acid sequence: MATIYTVSQISTYTKQTLERDSVLRDLWVSGEVTNLARPGSGHAYFSVRDGNATMGCVMFRNSRGMQHLKNGAEIIVHGRVSIYEQRGDLQIIVDIAQPEGVGELQLQLEQLRLQLEEQGLFDESRKRELPRFPKKIAVVTSPSGAVWHDIQDVVRRRYPLVELAIAPAPVQGTDAAPAIAEAIEAAGSEPGVDVIIVARGGGSLEDLWAFNEEAVARAIYACPVPVVSSIGHETDHTIADDVADLSAPTPSSAAERVVPDRAELIAFAVGAAQSIDAAISRQLAAGIDRTQQLDRRLQNAMPDLDTMRMRIDDRLSAAHRILTHTITLNAERTSGLKLRLDTLNPYDTLRRGYAIVQRRDDGSVVSAGAQVKAGDALDITLDDGKIEAEVTTARSDNERS
- the xseB gene encoding exodeoxyribonuclease VII small subunit translates to MSEVNANEQDKRDQSLGELTFEQAQKRLDETVQKLESGGLPLEEATRLYEEGITLAKTCNEALTSAELRISRIRTEHGEQMRFIGEESATYEA
- a CDS encoding dual specificity protein phosphatase family protein — translated: MLGKGARTVRDRLKSQGVRTTALWAYARGIPKVTGVPMLEYSRVTESLYVGPQHRENGKHALEQAGITHIVNMRAEFDDAEHGLTLGVNGATRYCHLPTIDDDPISAAHIREGIAFIERALAEGGKVYIHCTAGVGRAPSMAAACLISKGCSVDEALGRIRAVRPFIKPTPAQIRALAEFEHETNGNGSMNRRRQ
- a CDS encoding metal-dependent transcriptional regulator, giving the protein MARTNTKTNSKIDTVSPSRQRLSMTAENYLLSIYRLNEEDTVVTLTQLAEHLKMLPEGEGLGTSLPTVGGMIRRLEREGLLAVDGKKQLSLTKKGQRSAEEIVRRHRLAERMVVDMLDVELHRAHVEAHLLEHAISEYLEERIMEKLGNPTTSPFGYPIPGTDYVQPGPSFRLNEAPLGNRLQIDKIPVDDEVLLKHLVQNQVIPGNQIVVREINTSTGIIAFECMDEDVVVGYQVGQFIWVRSDDE